The nucleotide window TGTAGCATGCATCGGAAAGGACTTTGAGTTGATTGATACGTATGATCACCGGAGAGAATTAAAAGGAGAGACTCGTGAATAGGTGGCATTAtcagctacatgtacttcagcAATCGGTTAAACCAAGCTTATTCCCAATCAACTGACAACACTCGGCAAACTGACCTCCGAAAGCTGTTGCTAATGTCATGTCCTTCCATCTGCTTCCTTGTGCAGGTCAAAGGGCAAAGGTCAGAGAAGGGAAGGACTTGAACCGGTTACAGTTGGGAAGTACAAAGTATGGAACTGCCTGAAATGTGATAATGAGTATCACCAGCCCGGAAGTCTGTACCGTCACATGAGGATTGAACATGGGCCCAAGTTGTTTGGATTCTGTCGACAGTGTTCCTTCAAGACTAATCGGAGAGACAACTTAAGACGGCATTACAGGATGGAGCATCCTCTCCAAATAGATGAACTAGAATCAATAAGATTTGAAAGCATTGAGGCAAGAAATGAACGAGTTCAAAGTGAAAAATCAGAGACGGCTCCAGCGACCTCTAAGAGACGTGCAAGTAGAAAGAAGAAGGTCAGAAAAGACAAGACTGTGGCCAGTTGCGTGCCTTTACCGACCCATCCGTCTGAAGATGTTTCTGGTATTAGCAATACAACAATAATATCAGTGGATGGACACTTACAAAACGCACAGGAAAGTGAACACGATCGTCTCTCTGTCCCTATAAAAGTTGAGCCAGACGAGCAATCGTTGGATTCACAACCTATGTCCGAGTTAAGTTTGGCCGCTTCCAGTTCTCAGAACGATGAAAACAGCTCTGATTTATATGAAAGGATAGTAGGAGGTAGCACAGACATGCACCAGTGTCCAAAATGTACAAAGCAATATACTCAGTACACGAGCCTGTGTCGTCACATTAAGCTGGATCACGGACGTCGAACTTTCTCCTGGTGTAGACGCTGCTCCTTTTACAGCAACAGAAGAGACAACCTCCGCCGCCACTACAAAAAGATGCACTTGCGACACTTCTCAGATTTTAAAAAGATCACTCCTGAAACCAAGAAACAGAAAAAGCGACGGGAGCAACAGGAGGAACAAGGAAGTGACCAGAGTGATGCTCAGGCTAGGGAAGAGCTCATGCAAGAGATGATGGGGAGAAATGAGTACGTAGGGGCTGTAAATGAGTCTACCTTTTCTGATGATGAATCGCAGATTTGTCACAGCGACTGGGATCTGTTTGATGACAATGATCTAGGGGAAGAAAACAATCCAGAAATGATGTCTGATTCAGAGACACCTGGATTCGGTCGTGAAACATCCCCATCAGATTATGAGCCTTTCCATCAACATCTTGGAATGTCTGACCTCGTTGGAGATGCTTCTGCTTCAGAGATACCTTCAAGTAGTCAGCAAAGTTTAGACGTCTGTAACAGCTTGCTTCCTTTTATGACATGCTCTTCTGATCAAGATGGACACTTCAGAGACTTGGGGCCGGACAATGACATCAGCCAGGTACAAGGAATAGGAGGAGATGCTTATTCATTCAAGTGCCCgaaatgtaaaaatgtatatcAAAACAGGAGCAGTCTCTATCGACATCTTCGTAGCGACCATGGCCCTCCGTTTTTCCTTTGGTGTAGACATTGCGTCTTCCACACTAAGCGGAAGTACAACCTAAAGAGGCACTACTGCCATCTGCATCAGCAGTTTGTAGGCGAAGTGGATATCATTGAGTTTGAGACGAGGGAGGAAGTGGAACATCGTACGGGACAAGAACTAGTGCTGAGAAACAGAGCTAAGTTAAGCAAGAAGTCCCCCTGGACAATTAAGAAGAAATACAGAAACATGAAGGCTCTCCCTCAAGGATCGGACACCTTAAGATTCGCTGAGGAGCACCAAGAAATCAGAGATACATCGATAAATGCTTCACGTCTAGCCAGACCAAACATAGGAAGTTCATTTGTATCTGATGCGATCGCTTATCCCCAGAGTATTAGAAAGACGTCTGCTTCTTCAGCGACAATACCAACTGAGGGTAACTTTCCCCTACAAAGAGGTCAGCTAGTTAACGCACCGCCAATGTCTAATAAGTCATTGCAACCTGGAGGTTCTGGAATGTCCAAAACTAACAGTGTTTTGAATTATCCACAGAGCACTTCAACTCCACAAATGGTTCATGGACAGACCCCAAACTTTGTTGCATCCAACTCGATGAACTTCCCTCCCAGATCTGCTTATATTCCTTCTTCTAAACAGTCCCCTGTAGTATTCAAAAGACCTTACGTACCACCtgctaacatacatgtaccaaacCCTGCACAAAGCAATACTCCTCATCATTTGGTCCAAGAACCAAGTTCTGTATCTGCTGTTTGTGGCCGGGGTCAAGAACCAAGTTCTTTGACTGCTGTTCGTGGCCGGGGTCAAGAACCAAGTTCTGTAACTGTTGTTTGTGGCCGGGGTCAAGAACCAAGTTCTTTGACTGCTGTTCGTGGCCGGGGTCAAGAACCAAGTTCTGTAACTGCTATTTGTGGCCGGGGTCAAGAACCAAGCACTTTGACTGCTGTTCGTGGCCTGGGCCAAGAACCAAGTTCTTTGACTGCTGTTCCGGCCCAAGAATCAAGTCTTGAGACCTCATCTCAAGGCCTAGTCCAAAAACCAAGTTCTATAACTGCTGCTCGTAGTCTGGTCCAGGAACCAAGTTCCATGACTGCTTCGCATGGCTCCGTCCAAGAACAAAGTTCTGTGACGTCAACGTGTGAGAACCCAAATAACAGTGTACCCCTCACTAAATTGGAAAGAGTTTTACGTGGGAGAGTGACAGAAGTGGTGGAGGAATCTCACACTGTGACGTACTCTGGTGGGGAAAAAGTCAAGGAAGAGACTATAAAAAGGACTTATAAAGTTATGTTCGATGCAGAGTTTGGAGACGGAAAAGTCGAGCCTTTTTAAGTGTGATGTTACTGTAAAAGTGTGGCCTTCTATTTAAGTCTCGCTTTCTCTCACTGTGATGTTTGTATTTGAACAGAACCATTGCTTATTTTTATCTCTGCTTTCGCCTTAATCCCATTTGCTAGACTTCAATTCCAGATTTGATATGTTATTGTACCGTAGAGACAAGGGAAGGACATCAAAATTATAATAACCAGTACTGCTTTTAATCCTCCAATACTATAGCACACAATAGACACCGATGCACAGCACAGTCAGTTGTTGTTAAGGTTGAAAGGTCAACACGGCATGAGGCTGGCCACACACAAGTTTACAAAATCTAATCCAATTAGCCCTAGAAACAACAATATTTCGCCACTGTGAAGAACTTCAAATACTGACTGCAATAAGCATCATGTCTAAATCTTGTACATTCCTCGGACAAAAACTAAAATCCTTCTGAAACTATAGACATGACAGATGTGTGAAATAACTTTGACTCTCAAAGCACACATTTCTGTCTTCCTTTCTTCCATTTTCATTGTTGGTAACGGTAACCCATCCAGCAAGCTGACCATTTTGGGCTCTTCttacaaaaagggaaaaagGGGTAGATTAACAGTACGTACAGTAGAAGTTGATATAATAATGTTAAGGAAAAAGCACTGTCAATAAAACTGTTGCATCCTGACAGGTTTCTTATAGGCCTTTATTTCATGAGAGCAGTGGAAGTgtggtggccgagtggttaagagcactgagttcaaactctggtgtttctgatcagcagagtgtgggttcgaacccccagttgtgacacttgtgtccttaagcaagacacttaaccattgctttgtccttcggatgggacgtaaagccgttggtcccatgtgttgtgtaacgcatgtaaaagaacccagtgcacttatcgaaaagagaaggggttcccccCAGTAttctggttgtggctgcttaatgcgccgtagcaccttgtaaacccttataagtgctaaataattgggtctccgaattcatcactgcaataacctatctttctgaaagtttgtatgtacatgaactcagtgccttgagtatcttgtttggtagattcgtgcgctatataagactttgatattattattattattattattattgaaaatcTTTCTTCGGCTTAGTTTTACTGTATCTATGTATATGAAACTGAAACCAATGATCCTCCAAAAGATTAAATGTTACATATCTTGTCATAAAGAtttgtggacaagttgttaatGGTCTGCCGCGTTGAGATAGTCAAGTTGTTGCggtgctctcgcgcgaactgctggttgcgtcTTCTACTCCATGGGAATGTAGTcctgagagcagtagtctcacggggccagcagtctcgcgagaataccgcTGGAATCGCGGGGAGATTCGGAATAGAGTTGGagcgctatcaccgcgacagacatttaacgacttgtccacaagtccaCTTGTCATACAATTGAGTAAGACCTGGTTTCAAATGAAGGAAGTTTAAAAAGTACAGAACTGTCAAGAAAAAGATTACATCAACTCGTGAAAACTTCATCAGATCTAAATGTATAGGTGATTGTAAACTAACTGGAAAACATGGACAAGTTTTTGGCCTTATGCGCTgcaaaaagtttacaaataGGTTGATTGTTGGTTGTGGTGACTTATTGAAAAGTGAGTATTACTGATATCAATGTctaatgttttctttaaatttgtttttttttctctttgttaACCTCAACCTCCTGATGCATTCCTTTATGAAATGGCCTCAAATTGAAATCTTCTTGTTTCTAATCACCCAAATTTAAGCAAAACTTGTGAGTAAAATGTATTCCTTTGAGGATTTGTGATGGCTGTAGTTTAACTCTTTCATCAGTGCCTGCTTTATTAAGGTTTTTCAAAACTCTGTataatattttttgaaaaagtcTCTCTCACCAAACGAAATTGATCTTGATGATCTGCGTTGCCTTGGTACATACCAAAGTCTGTAGTATTTCTTGAGGAATGCCCTCTCGTGCTAATGTGTATACTATTAGCAAACTAATTTTCTGCAAAACGCAGCCAACACTTACAGAAATTTCGTTTACGTTTTGACTAGTATCACTAGTCATCGTCAGAACAAAACACCACTAGTCGGTTGGTGGCGCTGCTTCCTGCTACGGCCACTGGATTGTGGTTTAGCCGATTGTGTCCTCCCCCGGGGTGAAACTTGGTGTATTTTATTGGTTGTACATGGACGATGACACTTTTTGAGTACAAGTATGACTTTGGCAATAAAAGAGTGAGGGATAAGATGTGAGCCATTGTGTCTTTGAGTTcatgtttgtatttttcttgtttcaGGGACGTTGCCCGTATCCAGTTCAGATTACCAGATGGATCAACACTCATGAAGCAATTCGATGCTAAGGCCCCGTTACAAGAGGCGCAAGACTTCTTAATGCAGGTGGGATGGAATTTCTGTTTATGTGGGTTTAAATTAAAGTTGGGAGAAGAAAGTAAGGACCTTATTTACCTGAGAAAGGTTGGTTGGACTAAATACACATATAAACTGTCATTAGAAAGCTCTCGGATTCACCAGTTTTTAGTGGTGTGTGTATTTCTGTCATTTTAAGCCTTTCCCAAAAACATTGATAGGGTCAGTTTCTTGACACAAAtacaattttgacaattttaagaATCACATGTAGATATTTATGTTCTTTCTTGAGCTTGGAGCAGTCATTTTCCAAGACTTTATTCGCCTCCTTTGATTGTTTCTTGGAAATTGTATGATAAAGATTGTAATGTGTCGGGAGGAAGTTACTCCTTAATTTCCAGGGCTGGATTTCATGAACCACTAAGGGTTATCTGAAGATGAGTTTAAAGTATTGGAATAGTGATTTGTGTTTGGACCGTACACTGCATTGCAATTGAGGTTGATACAcaattaagatcaatcttaaatCTTCATCTTGTGCGCAATGTTACCCTTGGCTACCAATTTACTTTATCTTACAACcacaaaacattgttgtttTACCAACAGAATATTGGCTCAGCAATGAGAGAGTTTACGATGTCGACCACATTTCCCCGACGTCGATTTTCATCTACGAACATGAACTCAACCTTTGTGGATCTTGACCTGGTTCCAACAGCAGCAATTATCGTTGTTCCAGTAAGTTATTTAAACAGAGATTGGAAGTGAAAGCACCATTTGAAGCTTTACATGAATGCacaataaagcccggttcaaacttcctgcaaatgcaaatgctaAGCGAAATTTGCCTAACAGATTTgcatggaaatttgcatcagttaAAATGTGCTCAATTCCTGCGAAACGGTCACTGTGAAAACAGCCCTGCGAAGTccaaattcacttcgcatttgcattcgaaCTTAAAGGACATAGTTTTGCGAGTATCAACTGTTTAGGTGCAATAGGTACAATCTCTCTTGTGAAAAGAAGTGGTTGTGAGGAGGACTGGAATTGAGAATACTCTATTTTGTTTAAACGGTGTGCTTTGCTCGTCTTAAGGAGAATTCTCGACTTCTTGGTCTTGATTGGCAAGACATCTACAATGAACTCTAGAAAGGTAAAggttgtgggttggaatcccacccgagtaatatgcctgagaatgtttttcacagaacttggggaaagtaccgagtatacagtgctgacacacatcggtgtatatgggtaaaacctaaatgaatattctttatccctgatgccaatttaacatctattaaatcattgcggtacctgctgtaaaaacataggatttgaactccctctagctaccgggcaattaTCTCGGTGGTATAGTTGGTAAGATATCTGTTCTcgaatggcaaaggtcgtgggttcaaatcccaccaaagttatatgcctgtgaattttttttcacagaactctggaaaagactgagtacacagtgctaacacacatcgatgtaagggtaaTAGTaatattcttaaaggaacacgttgccttggatcagtcgagttggtctttgaaaaacgtttgtaaccgttttttataaaatgcatatgggtagaaagatgttgtaaaagtagaatacaatgatccacacaaacatgcctcgaaattgcgtggttttccttttacctcgtcgactaacacgtcggccatttatgggggtcaaaattttgactcccataaatggccgaccatgttagttcgcacagtagaaggaaaaccacgcaatttcgaggcaaacttgtgtggatcattgtattctacttttaaaacatctttccaaccatatgcattttataaaaaacggttacaaacgcttttgttttgaccaactcgtccgatccaaggcaatgtgttcctttaatctctgTTGCATTTTTCTTAATGTTGATGTTATCGATGTGTTATACAGGGTCGCTTGAAGGACATCCCAGCAGCTGGTAGTCCCTCATCAGCAGCTGCCAAGTCTGGTAGCTCGCTTGGCTTCTTTACCATGCTCCTAGCCCCGCTCATCTTTCTCTGGAACGTCATCTATAACTTCCTGTTTGGCCGACCGAGCCAACCAGAGGTTCAAGCGGCACAGAGTCGGGTGCCTGTGGAGCAAACTGCACCATCTGGTAATGAATATGCACAGAGTTCAACAGGTGCAAGACCTAAAAGGTAATGTGATATTGGAAAACCTAAGGCTGTGTAAAAAATTAGCGGATACGGCTTTGGCACAACTACAGCTATAGTTACCTCACTGTGTAATCAT belongs to Asterias amurensis chromosome 5, ASM3211899v1 and includes:
- the LOC139937153 gene encoding uncharacterized protein isoform X1 translates to MHWFEGSITAAITAAKQKRVLFVVYVRGEDDVSKQMDTTWADEGVSQICTESGMIVIRFNSDSDECKQFSQYYPVICVPCVSFISGETGIPLEGAAGYVNASDFKQKIQAVLQMASTQSTSSPGAGTSGQSPAASSTSSKRPSSTPSQPMDTVAAPDTQKKELSKLEKAAKLRQKMEEIHQQKEKQKADEAKMKEIERRKVGQAVQQSSQERAEKEAKRLAGEIRKEKEEDRLAKERIREQIARDRAEKQSRYDVEKKERLKTREAASEAAKIAASEAPKRKINMSKGKGQRREGLEPVTVGKYKVWNCLKCDNEYHQPGSLYRHMRIEHGPKLFGFCRQCSFKTNRRDNLRRHYRMEHPLQIDELESIRFESIEARNERVQSEKSETAPATSKRRASRKKKVRKDKTVASCVPLPTHPSEDVSGISNTTIISVDGHLQNAQESEHDRLSVPIKVEPDEQSLDSQPMSELSLAASSSQNDENSSDLYERIVGGSTDMHQCPKCTKQYTQYTSLCRHIKLDHGRRTFSWCRRCSFYSNRRDNLRRHYKKMHLRHFSDFKKITPETKKQKKRREQQEEQGSDQSDAQAREELMQEMMGRNEYVGAVNESTFSDDESQICHSDWDLFDDNDLGEENNPEMMSDSETPGFGRETSPSDYEPFHQHLGMSDLVGDASASEIPSSSQQSLDVCNSLLPFMTCSSDQDGHFRDLGPDNDISQVQGIGGDAYSFKCPKCKNVYQNRSSLYRHLRSDHGPPFFLWCRHCVFHTKRKYNLKRHYCHLHQQFVGEVDIIEFETREEVEHRTGQELVLRNRAKLSKKSPWTIKKKYRNMKALPQGSDTLRFAEEHQEIRDTSINASRLARPNIGSSFVSDAIAYPQSIRKTSASSATIPTEGNFPLQRGQLVNAPPMSNKSLQPGGSGMSKTNSVLNYPQSTSTPQMVHGQTPNFVASNSMNFPPRSAYIPSSKQSPVVFKRPYVPPANIHVPNPAQSNTPHHLVQEPSSVSAVCGRGQEPSSLTAVRGRGQEPSSVTVVCGRGQEPSSLTAVRGRGQEPSSVTAICGRGQEPSTLTAVRGLGQEPSSLTAVPAQESSLETSSQGLVQKPSSITAARSLVQEPSSMTASHGSVQEQSSVTSTCENPNNSVPLTKLERVLRGRVTEVVEESHTVTYSGGEKVKEETIKRTYKVMFDAEFGDGKVEPF